From the genome of Erythrobacter litoralis, one region includes:
- a CDS encoding MATE family efflux transporter, protein MSAASKAETGQTGAPADPASAPAKLVTGSIPRHLVSQTLPMIVGVAAIMSIGLVDAYFVGQLGPDALAAISFIFPISVALTSLGVGLMVGINSVVARALGEGDAHKAARRANFGIAFACVTGLVMGLGLFALLDPIFALMNAGRDTLPLIRTYMQPFALGFPLLIAIMGFNGVLRGQGEARRTSLVSITYAAANWVLDPILITGAFGIEGLGIVGAAYATVIGWALGVGVAVLLVRRSAIPLDLSLIFKGRMLDPAKAILRVGLPASFSNAINPFGLAVLTALVALEGEAAVAGFGAAGRLQSFATVPLLGLSASIGAIVGQNWGARQFDRAREAAMLAGVFCIAWGLFIAVGMITAGDWFADLFTDDPPVITEFKTYLKIAAWGYAGFGLLIVGNGIMNAIDKAGYALVQSIGRVFVVMLPVAWLLQGAWGSEAVYFAELAANVFGAVSAIGLVWYLFEHRQEREAQAKAR, encoded by the coding sequence ATGAGCGCGGCGAGCAAGGCAGAGACAGGGCAGACCGGGGCGCCCGCCGATCCGGCGAGCGCGCCCGCAAAGCTCGTCACGGGCAGCATTCCGCGCCATCTCGTGAGCCAGACCCTGCCGATGATCGTCGGCGTCGCGGCGATCATGTCGATCGGGCTGGTCGATGCCTATTTCGTCGGGCAGCTGGGCCCGGACGCGCTGGCGGCGATATCCTTCATCTTCCCGATCTCGGTCGCGCTCACTTCACTGGGCGTCGGACTGATGGTCGGGATCAATTCGGTCGTGGCGCGCGCGCTCGGCGAAGGGGACGCGCACAAGGCCGCGCGCCGGGCCAATTTCGGGATCGCCTTTGCCTGCGTCACGGGCCTTGTCATGGGGCTCGGCCTGTTCGCGCTGCTAGATCCGATCTTCGCGCTGATGAATGCGGGGCGCGACACCCTGCCTCTGATCCGCACCTACATGCAGCCCTTCGCGCTCGGTTTCCCGCTGCTGATCGCGATCATGGGATTCAACGGCGTGCTGCGCGGACAGGGCGAGGCGCGCAGGACCAGCCTCGTCTCGATCACCTATGCGGCGGCGAACTGGGTGCTCGACCCGATCCTTATCACCGGCGCTTTCGGGATCGAGGGGCTGGGCATTGTCGGCGCGGCCTACGCGACGGTGATCGGCTGGGCACTGGGCGTCGGCGTCGCGGTGCTGCTGGTGAGGCGGAGCGCGATCCCGCTCGACCTTTCGCTCATTTTCAAGGGCCGGATGCTCGATCCGGCGAAGGCGATCCTGCGGGTCGGCCTGCCAGCGAGTTTCTCCAACGCGATCAACCCGTTCGGCCTCGCCGTCCTCACCGCGCTCGTCGCACTGGAAGGCGAGGCGGCGGTCGCAGGGTTCGGCGCGGCAGGGCGGTTGCAGAGCTTCGCCACGGTCCCGCTGCTGGGCCTTTCGGCGAGCATCGGGGCGATCGTCGGGCAGAATTGGGGCGCGCGCCAGTTCGACCGCGCGCGCGAGGCGGCGATGCTCGCGGGCGTCTTCTGCATCGCCTGGGGTCTGTTCATCGCGGTCGGCATGATCACGGCGGGCGATTGGTTCGCGGACCTTTTCACCGACGATCCGCCGGTGATCACTGAGTTCAAGACCTATCTCAAGATCGCCGCCTGGGGCTATGCCGGGTTCGGCCTGCTCATCGTCGGCAACGGCATCATGAACGCGATCGACAAGGCGGGCTATGCCCTCGTCCAGTCGATCGGCCGCGTCTTCGTCGTCATGCTGCCGGTCGCCTGGCTGCTACAGGGCGCCTGGGGGAGCGAGGCCGTCTATTTCGCCGAGCTCGCCGCCAATGTCTTCGGAGCGGTGAGCGCCATCGGTCTCGTGTGGTACCTGTTCGAGCACAGGCAGGAGCGGGAGGCCCAAGCGAAGGCGCGCTAG
- a CDS encoding chemotaxis protein CheA, with protein MDDLLADFVAETREMLEASEGEIIAWEADPADRARLDTIFRFVHTVKGNCGFFDFPRLAGLSHAAEDALADCRAGRREPDSALVSAVLAIIDRIAAMIDAVEAGEDFPEGDDEALIAALAEEPEIEIDARGEGPVAGTATEATLAGDEAGAEKGDARSSNAAPNPALRSIRLPVELLDRVMSGVSDMVLARNDLAHRLRQAGNQPTIDGPFERLTTILSDVRDAITRMRMQRIETLFSSLPRLVRDLSAELGKQVMIDLEGGDVELDREMIEVVRDPLTHIIRNAIDHGIEPPSDRLARGKREIALLSIAARQSGNTISIVVSDDGRGLDEERIAAKAVATGLISEAERREMGRDKILQLIFEPGFSTAETVTGVSGRGVGLDVVRQNLERVGGSIKVSSQPGVGTLFTLQIPLTLSIIAGLTVETGDQRFAIPQSYVEEIVHSSAKALDYTRMGETSLITFRGQRVPCLLLSDVLGLDCGDVAEGDHTMVMLRLASGDLFALAVDRIHSHGDLVVKPLAPAVMKSGFYAGSTLLDDGQPVLLLDVTNIAGMYDLVSDARTRVLKAGMDDLDRASGDVMRAMLFTDFAGRRSGLRLELVKRIETAPASAIDRSAGRARAVIDGVILPLVSLPEGPLASEKVRLLRLSDGACELLHAVAEVDDAVELTEPLKPVADDPLVEAVTLVAGQTVTLIDGHELFARHGEPPEPAARPLARLPDSEWARTILAPLVTSAGYAIAEPNVADDKVALTIMFEDVYEVAAALDRPVAGSVIRLSDQPDGGDRETIYRYDRTALVEALQHARGRSGSASRNRKANA; from the coding sequence ATGGACGATCTGCTGGCGGATTTCGTCGCGGAAACACGCGAGATGCTGGAGGCGAGCGAGGGCGAGATCATCGCCTGGGAAGCCGACCCGGCCGATCGCGCGCGGCTCGATACCATCTTCCGCTTCGTCCACACGGTGAAGGGCAATTGCGGATTCTTCGACTTTCCGCGTCTAGCTGGCCTCAGCCACGCGGCCGAGGACGCGCTTGCCGATTGCAGGGCAGGGCGGCGCGAACCCGACAGCGCGCTGGTCTCCGCCGTGCTCGCGATCATCGACCGGATCGCCGCGATGATCGACGCGGTCGAGGCGGGCGAGGATTTTCCCGAGGGCGACGACGAGGCGCTGATCGCCGCGCTCGCCGAGGAACCGGAAATCGAGATCGACGCGCGCGGGGAAGGCCCCGTGGCCGGAACCGCTACCGAAGCGACCCTCGCAGGCGATGAGGCTGGCGCCGAAAAGGGCGATGCGCGCTCCTCCAACGCGGCCCCAAATCCCGCGCTGCGCTCGATCCGCCTGCCGGTCGAACTGCTCGACCGGGTGATGAGCGGCGTCTCCGACATGGTGCTCGCGCGCAACGATCTTGCCCACCGGCTGCGCCAGGCCGGCAACCAGCCGACCATCGACGGCCCGTTCGAGCGGCTGACCACCATCCTGTCCGACGTGCGCGACGCGATCACGCGCATGCGGATGCAGCGGATCGAGACGCTGTTCTCCTCGCTCCCGCGGCTCGTGCGCGACCTCTCGGCCGAACTCGGCAAGCAGGTGATGATCGATCTCGAAGGCGGCGATGTCGAACTCGACCGCGAGATGATCGAGGTCGTGCGCGATCCGCTCACCCACATCATCCGCAATGCGATCGACCACGGCATCGAACCGCCCTCCGACCGGCTCGCCCGCGGCAAGCGCGAGATCGCACTCCTTTCCATCGCCGCGCGGCAATCGGGCAACACGATCTCGATCGTCGTCAGCGATGACGGGCGCGGGCTCGACGAGGAGCGGATCGCGGCAAAGGCTGTCGCGACCGGCCTCATCAGCGAGGCCGAGCGGCGCGAAATGGGCCGCGACAAGATCCTCCAGCTGATCTTCGAGCCCGGCTTCTCGACCGCCGAGACGGTCACCGGCGTGTCCGGGCGCGGCGTCGGATTGGACGTGGTGCGCCAGAATCTCGAACGCGTCGGCGGATCGATCAAGGTATCGAGCCAGCCGGGCGTCGGCACGCTCTTCACGCTCCAGATCCCGCTCACCCTCTCGATCATCGCCGGGCTGACGGTCGAAACCGGCGATCAGCGTTTCGCCATCCCGCAAAGCTATGTCGAGGAAATCGTCCATTCCTCGGCCAAGGCGCTCGATTACACCCGCATGGGCGAGACTTCGCTCATCACCTTCCGCGGCCAGCGCGTGCCGTGCCTGCTGCTCTCCGACGTGCTCGGGCTCGATTGCGGCGACGTCGCCGAGGGCGATCACACAATGGTCATGCTGCGTCTTGCGAGCGGGGACCTGTTCGCGCTCGCAGTTGACCGGATCCACAGCCATGGCGACCTGGTGGTGAAACCGCTCGCGCCCGCCGTCATGAAGAGCGGCTTTTACGCGGGCTCCACCCTGCTTGACGACGGGCAGCCGGTCCTGTTGCTCGACGTGACCAACATCGCGGGCATGTACGATCTCGTCTCGGATGCGCGCACCCGGGTGCTCAAGGCGGGGATGGACGATCTCGACCGCGCTTCGGGCGACGTGATGCGGGCGATGCTGTTCACCGATTTCGCCGGCCGCCGCTCGGGCCTGAGGCTCGAACTGGTCAAACGGATCGAGACCGCTCCGGCAAGCGCGATCGATCGGAGTGCAGGCCGCGCCCGGGCGGTGATCGACGGCGTGATCCTGCCGCTTGTCAGCCTTCCCGAAGGCCCGCTGGCGAGCGAGAAGGTCCGCCTGCTGCGCCTTTCGGACGGGGCGTGCGAACTGCTCCACGCCGTTGCCGAAGTCGACGATGCGGTCGAACTGACAGAGCCGCTCAAACCCGTTGCGGACGATCCGCTGGTCGAGGCAGTGACACTGGTCGCGGGGCAGACCGTGACACTTATCGACGGGCACGAACTCTTCGCCCGCCACGGCGAACCGCCCGAACCCGCTGCCCGCCCGCTCGCCCGCCTGCCCGACAGCGAGTGGGCGCGCACTATCCTCGCCCCGCTCGTAACCTCGGCCGGATACGCCATCGCCGAACCGAACGTCGCCGATGACAAAGTCGCTCTCACCATCATGTTCGAGGATGTCTACGAAGTCGCGGCCGCGCTCGATCGCCCGGTCGCAGGATCGGTCATCCGTCTCAGCGATCAGCCCGACGGCGGCGATCGCGAGACGATCTACCGTTACGATCGCACCGCGCTGGTCGAAGCGCTCCAGCACGCACGTGGCCGCAGCGGCAGCGCCAGCCGCAATCGGAAAGCAAACGCATGA
- a CDS encoding chemotaxis protein CheW codes for MNDLFVMTQIAGRRCALHAHDVSSVIEIGAVTPVPRTPAFIAGITAMRSQALTVIDCRLALGFDAREWPTDHRAAVVAVSGHSYALRVDAIEDITTGSAEAGQVPGGFGPEWSRVATGMIETAIGPALLLDLAALIAGPAVSPELFGAAA; via the coding sequence ATGAACGACCTTTTCGTGATGACCCAGATCGCCGGGCGGCGCTGCGCACTCCATGCCCATGACGTGAGCTCGGTGATCGAAATCGGCGCGGTTACGCCGGTCCCGCGCACCCCCGCCTTCATCGCCGGGATCACCGCCATGCGCAGCCAGGCGCTGACCGTGATCGATTGCCGCCTCGCGCTCGGCTTCGACGCTCGCGAGTGGCCGACCGACCACCGCGCCGCGGTCGTCGCGGTTTCGGGCCATTCCTATGCCCTGCGCGTCGATGCGATCGAGGACATTACCACCGGTTCGGCCGAGGCGGGCCAGGTCCCCGGCGGGTTCGGGCCCGAGTGGTCGCGCGTCGCCACCGGCATGATCGAAACCGCGATCGGCCCTGCCCTGCTGCTCGATCTGGCCGCCCTCATCGCGGGCCCGGCGGTCTCGCCCGAGCTATTCGGCGCCGCGGCTTAA
- a CDS encoding response regulator: protein MKTCLIVDDSRVIRKVSRHILETLGFIVSEAENGKEGLDACEAEMPDVVLLDWNMPVMTGIEFITQLRQCPGGDAPKVVFCTTENDVAHIREAISAGADEYVMKPFDHETLQIKLQLVGFA from the coding sequence ATGAAAACGTGCCTGATCGTCGATGATTCTCGGGTGATCCGGAAGGTTTCGAGGCATATCCTCGAAACGCTCGGCTTCATCGTGAGCGAGGCGGAAAACGGCAAGGAAGGGCTCGATGCCTGCGAGGCGGAGATGCCCGACGTGGTCCTGCTCGACTGGAACATGCCGGTGATGACCGGCATCGAATTCATCACCCAGTTGCGCCAGTGCCCGGGCGGCGATGCGCCCAAGGTGGTGTTCTGCACGACCGAGAACGACGTCGCCCATATCCGCGAGGCGATCTCGGCCGGGGCCGACGAATACGTGATGAAGCCGTTCGATCACGAAACGCTCCAGATCAAGCTCCAGCTGGTCGGTTTTGCATGA
- the cheB gene encoding chemotaxis-specific protein-glutamate methyltransferase CheB: protein MSGAPSPADRGATAEHKRSGEIRGGIRVMIVDDSLTVRTIFKRMVESDRQMVVTGTASSAERAIVQLKSVPADVVLLDLEMPGMGGLEALPQILATSDDVQVLVVSSLTQDGAEHTLAALSTGAADTMLKPRPGGFNEDYRSQLLGKIRALGRDTAEAIGLEAEIAPAGGPARKGPRPGERLLRGKRPEVLAVGASTGGIHALNLMLRALTPEFDLPILVTQHLPSSFMPVFARQIEIASGRRTHIADDGTPIRPGEIAIATGHGHMMVERRGDDLVARVCADPMPSGCLPSVDPMLSSLAEACEGRVLAVILSGMGRDGAEGAAALHRAGGTIYAQDAETSAVWGMPGAVAKADLATLIAPPEMLAEAIMALVPAPLAR, encoded by the coding sequence ATGAGCGGGGCCCCTTCACCGGCTGACCGGGGCGCGACCGCCGAGCACAAGCGGAGCGGCGAGATTCGCGGCGGCATCCGCGTGATGATCGTCGACGATTCGCTAACCGTGCGCACGATTTTCAAAAGGATGGTCGAAAGCGACCGGCAGATGGTCGTCACCGGCACTGCAAGCAGCGCCGAACGGGCCATCGTGCAATTGAAGAGCGTTCCTGCCGACGTCGTGCTGCTCGATCTCGAAATGCCGGGAATGGGCGGCCTCGAAGCCTTGCCGCAGATCCTTGCGACCTCCGACGACGTGCAGGTGCTTGTCGTCTCCTCGCTCACCCAGGACGGGGCGGAGCACACGCTCGCGGCGCTTTCGACAGGCGCAGCCGACACCATGCTCAAGCCGCGGCCGGGCGGCTTCAACGAAGACTATCGCAGCCAGCTCCTCGGTAAGATTCGCGCGCTCGGCCGTGACACGGCCGAGGCGATCGGCCTCGAGGCGGAGATCGCCCCGGCGGGCGGCCCAGCGCGCAAGGGTCCGCGTCCGGGCGAGCGGCTGCTGCGCGGAAAACGTCCCGAAGTGCTCGCGGTGGGCGCGTCGACCGGTGGCATTCACGCGCTCAACCTTATGCTGCGCGCGCTGACGCCGGAATTCGACCTGCCGATCCTCGTCACGCAGCACCTGCCCTCGTCCTTCATGCCGGTCTTCGCCCGCCAGATCGAGATCGCGAGCGGGCGCCGCACCCATATCGCCGATGACGGCACGCCGATCCGCCCGGGCGAGATCGCGATCGCGACCGGGCACGGCCACATGATGGTCGAACGGCGCGGCGACGACCTTGTCGCGCGCGTCTGCGCCGATCCGATGCCGAGCGGCTGCCTGCCCTCGGTCGACCCCATGCTCTCCAGCCTCGCCGAAGCCTGCGAGGGCCGGGTGCTCGCGGTGATCCTGTCGGGCATGGGCCGCGACGGGGCCGAGGGCGCGGCCGCCCTGCACCGCGCGGGCGGCACGATCTACGCGCAGGATGCAGAAACCAGCGCCGTCTGGGGCATGCCCGGCGCGGTCGCCAAGGCCGATCTTGCGACGCTTATCGCCCCGCCCGAAATGCTGGCCGAAGCGATCATGGCGCTGGTCCCCGCCCCGCTCGCCCGCTAG
- a CDS encoding CheR family methyltransferase, which translates to MMDSSQASHQIVADLLAERTGQQLTESRRWRVSSALGGVFREYGISNVDQLVCLLDEPRRRSTDRDLATEVVEALLNNETYFFRDKPTFDQLPADILPLLAERRRDTKRLTIWSAGCSTGQEVHSLAMMFAEQKERWAGWSIDILGTDVSHKAIRAARSGLYSQFEVQRGLGVAQMLRHFEETPAGWQIHEEVRRITRFQQHNMLGEAPLRQPVDLVLCRNVLLYFDQDTRRRAFARLSGALAPDGFLMLGAGETVVGQTDAFVPADKRASIYMRALPAVRAKVLQAG; encoded by the coding sequence ATGATGGATTCCAGCCAGGCCTCTCACCAGATCGTTGCCGACCTGCTCGCCGAGCGGACCGGACAGCAATTGACCGAAAGCCGGCGCTGGCGCGTGTCGAGCGCGCTTGGCGGGGTCTTTCGCGAATACGGCATCAGCAATGTCGACCAGCTCGTCTGCCTGCTCGACGAGCCGCGCCGCCGATCGACCGACCGCGATCTCGCGACCGAAGTGGTCGAGGCGCTGCTCAACAACGAGACCTATTTCTTCCGCGACAAACCGACCTTCGACCAGCTTCCCGCCGACATCCTCCCGCTGCTCGCCGAACGGCGACGGGACACGAAGCGGCTGACCATCTGGTCGGCGGGCTGCTCGACCGGGCAGGAAGTCCATTCGCTCGCCATGATGTTCGCCGAACAGAAGGAGCGCTGGGCGGGCTGGAGCATCGACATCCTCGGCACCGATGTCTCGCACAAGGCGATCCGCGCCGCGCGCAGCGGGCTCTACAGCCAGTTCGAGGTCCAGCGCGGGCTCGGCGTCGCTCAGATGCTGCGGCATTTCGAGGAGACGCCGGCGGGCTGGCAGATCCACGAGGAAGTGCGGCGCATCACCCGTTTCCAGCAGCACAACATGCTTGGCGAGGCGCCGCTGCGCCAACCGGTCGATCTTGTCCTGTGCCGCAACGTGCTGCTCTATTTCGATCAGGACACCCGCCGGCGCGCCTTTGCCAGGCTGTCGGGCGCGCTTGCGCCGGACGGCTTCCTGATGCTCGGCGCGGGCGAGACCGTGGTCGGCCAGACCGACGCCTTCGTTCCCGCCGACAAGCGTGCGAGCATCTACATGCGCGCGCTTCCCGCGGTCCGCGCAAAAGTGCTCCAGGCGGGGTGA
- a CDS encoding putative bifunctional diguanylate cyclase/phosphodiesterase — protein MKSKPLRLTPAGLVLVPLAVLSLVFGLITMVVIASDRIQFLSSGSLLISGALVYAATLVLLGSTGIANVREFEELSLSDGLTDLPNRRAMIRDIEEFSRGEEEVALALIDLDSFKEVNDHYGHAVGDQLIRECALALRRACGREATCYRLGGDEFAAVMHGRVAGTILEGICRSLLDTLKSPVELEIPAGRRQLSVGASIGLARSTEAERLEPSEMLRRADVAMSASKRSGKMRCTWFNRTFDQRREAVREIEDDLHRALADGEFELAYQPLVSARDQRIVAVEALLRWNRTRGPIIGPNVFIPVAEESGLINPIGLWVLRQSVVDALGWDDITLSVNISAAQLRNPEFPIKLGEILEETGFPPRRLELEVTETCLVLDPVVAERTLDVIRGFGVRISLDDFGTGYASIGFLRQFRFEKLKLDRSLVVQAGEDDGSRAMMLSSIAVARALGMGVTAEGVETEPQADLVRAAGCDQIQGWLYYRAMPAREIDRLVEEQNADQGMAKAKGSNAA, from the coding sequence ATGAAAAGCAAGCCCCTGCGACTGACCCCGGCCGGGCTCGTGCTGGTTCCTCTCGCCGTGCTCAGCCTCGTCTTCGGGCTCATCACCATGGTCGTCATCGCGAGCGACCGTATCCAGTTCCTGTCCTCCGGCTCGCTGCTCATTTCAGGCGCGCTGGTCTATGCCGCGACGCTGGTCTTGCTCGGCAGCACGGGGATCGCCAATGTCCGCGAGTTCGAGGAGCTTTCCCTTAGCGACGGTCTTACCGATCTGCCCAATCGCAGGGCGATGATCCGCGACATCGAGGAATTTTCGCGCGGGGAGGAGGAAGTCGCGCTCGCGCTCATCGACCTCGACAGTTTCAAGGAAGTGAACGACCATTACGGCCACGCGGTCGGCGACCAGCTGATCCGCGAATGCGCGCTGGCCCTGCGCCGGGCCTGCGGGCGCGAGGCCACGTGCTACCGGCTCGGCGGGGACGAATTCGCGGCGGTTATGCACGGGCGCGTGGCCGGCACGATCCTCGAAGGGATCTGCCGCAGCCTGCTCGACACGCTGAAGAGCCCGGTCGAACTCGAAATACCCGCCGGCCGTCGCCAGTTGTCGGTCGGGGCGAGCATCGGGCTGGCCCGCTCGACCGAGGCCGAGCGGCTCGAACCCTCCGAGATGCTGCGCCGCGCCGATGTCGCGATGTCCGCGTCCAAGCGCAGTGGCAAGATGCGCTGCACCTGGTTCAACCGGACATTCGACCAGCGCCGCGAGGCGGTGCGCGAGATCGAGGACGACCTTCACCGCGCGCTCGCCGACGGCGAATTCGAACTTGCCTACCAGCCGCTCGTATCGGCGCGCGACCAGCGGATCGTCGCAGTCGAGGCGCTGCTGCGCTGGAACCGCACGCGTGGCCCCATCATCGGCCCCAATGTCTTCATCCCGGTGGCCGAGGAATCCGGGCTCATCAATCCGATCGGGCTGTGGGTCCTGCGCCAGTCGGTGGTCGACGCGCTGGGCTGGGACGACATCACCTTGTCGGTCAACATTTCCGCCGCGCAGCTGCGCAATCCCGAATTCCCGATCAAGCTCGGCGAGATCCTCGAGGAAACCGGCTTTCCCCCGCGCAGGCTCGAACTCGAAGTTACCGAAACCTGCCTCGTGCTCGACCCCGTGGTCGCGGAACGCACGCTCGACGTGATCCGCGGCTTCGGCGTGCGCATCAGCCTCGACGATTTCGGCACCGGCTACGCCTCGATCGGGTTTCTGCGCCAGTTCCGGTTCGAAAAGCTCAAGCTCGATCGCAGCCTCGTCGTGCAGGCGGGCGAGGACGATGGCAGCCGCGCGATGATGCTTTCCAGCATCGCGGTCGCCCGCGCGCTCGGCATGGGCGTGACCGCCGAAGGGGTGGAAACCGAACCCCAGGCCGATCTCGTGCGCGCCGCCGGGTGCGACCAGATCCAGGGCTGGCTCTATTACCGGGCGATGCCGGCCCGCGAAATCGACCGGCTCGTCGAAGAACAGAACGCCGATCAGGGCATGGCAAAAGCAAAAGGTAGCAACGCGGCATGA
- a CDS encoding methyl-accepting chemotaxis protein — MSALQELAVDLEAERTGAAARSNRPRALSDLGAWFGALSIGRKISLFFFVNLGFALVAGVFIIFGFIRLSDRAESINVIHDHAIAAERLVVDLSQAQRHTEMLVAEGETARAEAALASLSAADAKAGTLREMVRGTNVAAFEKLALVEEGIADFRRQLGVFDRAANDARRASRAAEVTATGGLVLKEASEMAALLGADADAMSDSGEELLSSLFFIVIALAGALTVLTLVVQRYFDRNVGGTLKDITEQMTKLASGDANVTIPGKERRDEVGEMARALEIFHRAGKRLEKLSRERADRARKELDEQARLQVQQEEARLERERVLRDIADQFERTVGDVVSGVAAASTQLQSTSREMAVAAEETSRRTGEVAVSMEEANSGATAAAAASDEFAMSIGEISRQAASSAELARQATNSATEADETISALADSALQVGQIVELIQTIAQRTNLLALNASIEAARGGEAGRGFAVVASEVKELAMQTSRATEQIADQIRAMQDTTGASVSALRAIASQVQELETTAVSIATAVDQQSVAGQDLARSIDLAARGTERVAGHIDDVRDLALSTGSAASQVLSSATSLEEQASTLRGQVNSFLAKVRAG; from the coding sequence ATGAGCGCGCTCCAGGAACTCGCAGTCGATCTCGAAGCCGAACGCACCGGTGCCGCAGCGCGCAGCAACCGGCCCCGGGCCTTGTCGGACCTGGGCGCATGGTTCGGCGCGCTGTCGATCGGGCGCAAAATCTCGCTGTTCTTCTTCGTCAATCTCGGCTTCGCGCTGGTCGCGGGCGTGTTCATCATCTTCGGCTTCATTCGGCTTTCCGACCGGGCCGAGAGCATCAACGTGATCCATGACCACGCGATCGCCGCCGAACGGCTGGTGGTCGATCTGTCCCAGGCGCAGCGGCATACCGAGATGCTCGTTGCCGAGGGCGAGACGGCGCGCGCCGAGGCCGCTCTCGCCAGCCTGTCGGCGGCCGATGCGAAGGCCGGAACCTTGCGCGAAATGGTGCGCGGGACGAATGTCGCCGCGTTCGAGAAACTCGCCCTCGTCGAAGAAGGGATCGCCGATTTCCGCCGCCAGCTGGGCGTCTTCGACCGGGCCGCCAACGACGCGCGCCGCGCGAGCCGCGCGGCCGAAGTCACCGCGACCGGCGGTCTCGTTCTGAAGGAAGCGTCCGAGATGGCTGCCCTGCTCGGAGCGGATGCCGATGCAATGTCGGATTCGGGCGAGGAGCTCCTCTCCTCGCTGTTCTTCATCGTCATCGCGCTCGCCGGCGCGCTGACCGTGCTGACGCTGGTCGTGCAGCGCTATTTCGACCGCAATGTCGGCGGCACGCTGAAGGACATCACCGAGCAGATGACCAAGCTTGCGAGCGGCGATGCGAATGTGACGATCCCGGGCAAGGAGCGCCGCGACGAAGTGGGCGAGATGGCCCGCGCGCTCGAGATCTTCCACCGCGCGGGCAAGCGTCTCGAGAAACTCAGCCGCGAGCGGGCCGATCGCGCGAGGAAGGAGCTCGACGAACAGGCGCGCCTCCAGGTCCAGCAGGAGGAGGCGCGGCTCGAACGCGAGCGCGTCCTGCGCGATATCGCCGACCAGTTCGAACGCACCGTGGGCGACGTGGTGAGCGGGGTCGCCGCCGCCTCGACCCAGCTGCAATCGACATCGCGGGAAATGGCCGTAGCCGCCGAGGAAACCAGCCGCCGCACGGGCGAGGTCGCCGTCTCGATGGAAGAAGCCAATTCGGGCGCCACCGCCGCGGCCGCGGCAAGCGACGAATTCGCCATGTCGATCGGCGAGATAAGCCGCCAGGCCGCCTCTTCGGCGGAGCTTGCACGGCAGGCGACGAATTCCGCGACCGAAGCAGATGAGACCATCTCCGCGCTTGCCGACAGCGCGTTGCAGGTCGGCCAGATCGTCGAACTGATCCAGACCATCGCCCAGCGCACCAACCTGCTCGCCCTGAATGCCTCGATCGAGGCGGCACGCGGCGGAGAGGCCGGGCGCGGCTTTGCCGTGGTCGCGAGCGAGGTCAAGGAACTCGCCATGCAGACCAGCCGCGCGACCGAGCAGATCGCCGACCAGATCCGGGCCATGCAGGACACGACCGGGGCAAGCGTTTCCGCCCTGCGCGCGATCGCATCGCAGGTGCAGGAACTGGAAACCACCGCAGTCTCGATCGCGACCGCGGTCGATCAGCAATCGGTCGCCGGCCAGGACCTTGCGCGCAGCATCGACCTCGCCGCACGCGGGACCGAAAGGGTCGCGGGCCACATCGACGACGTGCGCGACCTCGCGCTTTCGACAGGTTCCGCCGCGAGCCAGGTGCTCTCGAGCGCGACCAGCCTCGAAGAACAGGCATCGACCCTGCGCGGACAGGTCAATTCCTTCCTCGCCAAGGTCCGCGCCGGCTGA